The genomic DNA CTGGTCACCAGCGCTCGCAGCCTTGCCCATTCGATGACCGCCAGCGTCAGTTACTTCCGTTCCCTGCCGGTGGCCTATCGGCCGCTTGTGCTTGATCAATTGCGCAGCATGGGCGGCACGCGGTTTGTCGTAACACTCAACGACAAACCTTTGGGCATGGACGTTTTGCCGGTCACACCGCGCAAAGCGGCAGTGATGAAAGCGGTCGACGAAGTGCTGCGTCAATCGCTCGGCCATGACACCGACATCTCGGTGACCTTCGTCAGCCCCGAGGATCTGCGCATCTTCAATGCCGGGCTGAAACTCGATGAGCTGCCGCGTTCCTGGGCGCATTACGCGTTGACCCTGGAGCCGGTGAATCCACCGGTGCTGGTCACGCAGATTCAGATGGCGCCGGGCGAATGGCTGTACATCGCCTCGCTGTTGCCCGAGCCCTACACCAGCCTTGAAGAGCAAGGCCTGCCTTCGCAGCAGGTGTGGTTTATCGTGCTCACCAGCGGCTTTTTGCTGTTGTTCATCGGTTTGCTGGTGCACTGGCAGAGCCGGCCGCTCAAGCGTCTGGCCCGCGCGGCGCGGGACCTGTCGCTGGGCGCCGACGTCGAACCGGTGGCCGAGGGCGGCGGCAGTGAAGTGGTCGAAGTGGGGCGTGCGTTCAACACCATGCGCGAGCGTATCAGCCGTTACCTGACCGAGCGCAGCCAGTTGTTCAGTGCGATTTCCCACGACTTGCGCACGCCGATCACCCGCCTGCGTCTGCGCGTCGAACTGCTGGAAGACGAACAACTGCAAACCAAATTCGGCCGCGATCTGGATGAGCTGGAACTGCTGGTCAAAGGCGCGCTGCAATGCGTGAAGGACACCGATATTCACGAGAACATCGAACCGGTGGATCTCAACCATGTGCTCGATTGTCTGGTGGAGCCATACCTGGCGCCCAACGGCAATGGCCGCGTGACCCAGCATGGCCGGGCGCTGGCAGCGTATCCGGGCAAGCCTCTGGCGTTGAAACGCTGCATCGGCAACCTGATCGACAACGCCTTGAAGTACGGGCAGAACGCGCATTTGCATATCGATGACGATGAAAGTGCGTTTGTCCTGCACGTCGACGATGAAGGCCCGGGCGTGCCGGAGCAGCGGCTGGAGCAGGTGTTTGAGCCGCACTTCAGGTTGGCGGGGCAGCAGCAGGGGTATGGGCTTGGCCTCGGGATTGCGCGCAACATTGCCCATAGCCATGGTGGTGAGGTGACGTTGCAGAATTTGCGCGAGGGTGGGTTGCGGGTGACGTTGCAACTGCCGCGCAGTGTTGACTAGTCAGACCGCGTTAACGTTCTTCGCGAGCAGTCTCGCTCCCACATTCGACCGTGTTCCAACTGAAGGAATGCGGTCGAATGTGGGAGCGGGCTTGCTCGCGAAGGCGTCGGCACATTCAACACAAATGTCACAGATCGGTGACAAAACCCGTCCCCTTCGTTACAAGCCCACCCCGGCCCGTTGTTTAGACTCCCCGCAGTCATAACAACAAAAAAGGCCACCCATGGATCTCTTCCACCCAGGCTTCAGCAGTTGGCTGAATGCCCCTGCCCACCAGCAATGGCTCGCCGCCGAAGGCGTGCGCCTGCTGGATTTCGCCAAGGCTGCAAAGCTGCCCGAAGGCTTTGGCAACCTCGACGAACGCGGCCAGTTGCCGGCGCACGCGCAGGCCGAAACCATGAACACCGCGCGCATGACGCACAGTTTCGCCATGGCCCACATTCAGGGCCTGCCGGGTTTTGCCGAGCTGGTCGATCACGGCATCGCAGCCCTGCGCGGGCCGTTGCGTGATGCCCTGCACGGTGGCTGGTTTGCAGTGGCTGAACACCGCGATGGCAACACCGGCAAGAACGCCTACCTGCACGCGTTCGTTGCACTGGCGGCGAGTTCCGCCGTGGTCGCACAACGTCCCGGCGCCCAGGCTTTGCTGGATGACGCCATCGACATCATCGACACGTATTTCTGGAGCGAAGAAGAGGGCGCCATGCGCGAATTCTTCAACCGCGACTGGAGCGAAGAAGAAGCCTATCGCGGTGCCAACAGCAACATGCACGCCACCGAAGCGTTTCTCGCCCTGGCCGATGTCACCGAAGATCCGCGTTGGCTGATACGTGCGCAACGCATTGTCGAGCGTGTGATCCACGGTCACGCCGCCGCCAACGGTTACATGGTCATCGAACACTTCGACCGAAACTGGCAGCCGCTGTGCGAGTACAACCAGGACAATCCGGCCGACGGTTTCCGCCCTTACGGCACCACGCCGGGCCATGGTTTTGAGTGGGCGCGGCTGTTGCTGCACCTTGAAGCCGCGCGGGTTCAGGCAGGCATGCTGACGCCAGGCTGGCTAGCCACCGACGCGCAAAAACTGTTCGAACACAATTGCCGTCACGGCTGGAACGTCGATGGTGCACCGGGCATCGTCTACACCCTCGACTGGAACAACCAAGCCGTGGTCCGCCATCGCCTGCACTGGACGCACGCCGAGGCCAGCGCCGCGGCCAGCGCTTTGCTCAAGCGCACCGGCGATGAGCAATACGAAACCTGGTACCGACTGTTCTGGGATTTTTGCGAAGTGAATTTCATCGACCGCTGCGACGGCAGCTGGCATCACGAACTCAATCCGCAAAACACTCCAAGTGCCGATATCTGGCCGGGCAAACCCGATCTGTATCACGCCTGGCAAGCGGTGCTGATTCCGCGCCTACCCTTGGCGCCGAGCATGGCCACTGCGCTGGCACAGTTGTCCCAGAGCATTCCTGTGTAACCATGTGGTGACATTCGCGCGTCCCTTCGTTACCTGCGAGGGGAATCGCCCTGTTTAAACTCCTGTGCAGCGCAAGCACCAGACTTGCAACGCATAACAACAAGAAAGGTACATCTCAGATGAATGCGATTTCTCGCCTCGCTACTGTCATTTCTGTCGCCTCCCTGTTCCCGCTCGCAATTCTGCCTCTCAGTGTTTCCGCTGCCGAATCCAAAGGTTCGGTGGAAGTCGTGCACTGGTGGACCTCCGGTGGCGAAAAAGCTGCCGTTGATGTGCTCAAGGCCCAAGTCGAAAAAGACGGTTTCACCTGGAAAGACGGCGCAGTCGCCGGTGGTGGCGGTGCGACTGCCATGACCGTGCTGAAAAGCCGTGCAGTTGCCGGCAACCCGCCAGGCGTTGCCCAGATTAAAGGCCCGGACATCCAGGAATGGGCGTCGACCGGCCTGCTCGACACCGACGTTCTGAAAGACGTTGCCAAGTCGGAAAAGTGGGACAGCCTGCTCGACAAGAAAGTCTCCGATACCGTGAAGTACGACGGTGATTACGTGGCCGTGCCGGTGAACATTCACCGTGTGAACTGGCTGTGGATCAACCCGGAAGTCTTCAAGAAAGCCGGCATCGAAAAAGCCCCGACCACCCTCGAAGAATTCTACGCCGCTGGCGACAAGCTCAAGTCTGCGGGCTTCATCCCGCTGGCTCACGGCGGTCAGCCTTGGCAGGACAGCACCGTGTTCGAAGCCGTTGTGCTCTCGGTCATGGGTGTTGATGGCTACAAGAAAGCCCTGGTCGATCTGGACAACGCTGCGCTGACTGGCCCGGAAATGGTCAAGGCCCTGACCGAACTGAAGAAAGTCGCGACCTACATGGACGCCGACGGCAAAGGCCAGGACTGGAACCTGGAAGCGGCCAAAGTCATCAACGGCAAGGCCGGCATGCAGATCATGGGTGACTGGGCCAAGTCCGAATGGACTGCCGCGAAGAAAATCGCCGGCAAGGATTACCAGTGCGTAGCCTTCCCGGGCACCGACAAGGCGTTCACCTACAACATCGACTCCCTCGCTGTGTTCAAGCAGAAAGACGCCGGCACTGCCGCGGGTCAGAAGGACATTGCCAAAGTCGTGCTGGGTGAAAACTTCCAGAAAGTCTTCAGCATCAACAAAGGCTCGATCCCGGTACGTATCGACATGTTGAACGACATGGAGAAACTCGGTTTCGACTCCTGCGCACAGACCGCTGCCAAGGACTTCCTGGCCGACGCCAAGTCCGGCGGTTTGCAGCCGAGCATGGCGCACAACATGGCGACCACGCTGGCCGTGCAAGGCGCGTTCTTTGACGTAGTGACCAACTACATCAACGACCCGAAAGCCGACCCGGCTGACACCGCCAAGAAACTCGGCGCGGCGATCAAGTCGGCCAAATAACCAAAAGCAGGCTCGAACCCTGTGGGAGCGAGCCTGCTCGCGAAAGCGGTGTGTCAGTTAACCGATGTGTCGACTGATACCACGCCTTCGCGAGCAGGCTCGCTCCCACCAGGGAATGCCTTTGTCATCTTATTCTGGATTTCCCCATGAGTTCTGTTGCTGTGTTCAGCAAAGCCTCGCCGTTCGATGCATTGCAACGCTGGCTACCGAAACTGGTGCTGGCGCCGAGCATGTTCATCGTGCTGGTGGGCTTTTATGGCTACATCCTGTGGACGTTCGTGCTGTCGTTCACGACCTCGACGTTCCTGCCCAACTACAAGTGGGCCGGTCTGGCGCAGTATCAGCGGCTGTTCGACAACGATCGCTGGTGGGTCGCGAGCAAGAACCTCGCGCTGTTCGGCGGCATGTTCATCGGCATCACCTTGGTGATCGGCGTGTTGCTGGCGGTGTTCCTCGACCAGCGTATCCGTCGTGAAGGTTTCATCCGCACCATTTACCTGTACCCGATGGCGCTCTCGATGATCGTGACCGGTACCGCGTGGAAATGGCTGCTCAACCCAGGCATGGGCCTGGACAAATTGTTGCGTGACTGGGGCTGGGAAGGCTTCCGTCTGGACTGGCTGATCGACCCGGATCGCGTGGTCTACTGCCTGGTGATTGCCGCTGTCTGGCAAGCCTCGGGCTTCATCATGGCGATGTTCCTCGCCGGCCTGCGTGGCGTTGATCAATCGATCATCCGTGCGGCGCAGATCGACGGCGCGAGCATGCCGACCATCTACTGGAAAGTGGTGCTGCCAAGCCTGCGTCCGGTGTTCTTCAGTGCGGTGATGATTCTGGCGCACATCGCAATCAAGAGCTTCGACCTGGTCGCGGCAATGACTGCCGGTGGCCCGGGTTACTCCTCCGATTTGCCGGCGATGTTCATGTACTCGTTCACCTTCAGTCGCGGCCAGATGGGCATGGGCTCGGCCAGTGCGATTCTGATGCTCGGTGCGATTCTCGCGATCATCGTGCCTTACCTGTACTCCGAGCTGAGGACCAAGCGTAATGACTAGTCTCGCTGCCAAACCTGCGATCAGCCTGAGTCGCATCGCGATCTACGCGGTGCTGATCCTCGCCGTTCTGCTTTATCTGGTGCCGCTGGTGGTCATGTTGCTGACCAGCTTCAAGACCCCGGAAGACATCAGCACCGGCAACCTGCTGAGCTGGCCGACCGTGGTCAGCGGCATCGGCTGGGTCAAGGCCTGGGCCACGGTTGACGGGTACTTCTGGAACTCGATCAAAATCACCGTGCCGGCCGTAATCATCTCCACCGCCATTGGTGCGTTGAACGGTTATGTGCTGTCGTTCTGGCGCTTCCGGGGTTCGCAGTTGTTCTTTGGTCTGCTGTTGTTCGGCTGCTTCCTGCCGTTCCAGACCGTGCTGCTGCCAGCCTCGTTCACCCTCGGCAAGATGGGTCTGGCCAGCACCACCACCGGCCTGGTGTTTATCCACGTGGTTTACGGTCTGGCGTTCACCACGCTGTTCTTCCGTAACTACTACGTGAGCATTCCCGATGCACTGGTGAAGGCCGCACGTCTGGATGGCGCGGGTTTCTTCACGATTTTCCGCCGGATCATTCTGCCGATGTCGACGCCGATCATCATGGTCTGCCTGATCTGGCAGTTCACCCAGATCTGGAACGACTTCCTGTTCGGTGTGGTGTTCTCCAGCGGCGATTCGCAACCGATCACCGTGGCGCTGAACAACCTGGTCAACACCAGCACCGGCGCCAAGGAATACAACGTGGATATGGCAGCGGCGATGATCGCCGGCCTGCCGACCCTGCTGGTCTATGTGGTCGCAGGCAAGTATTTCGTGCGCGGGCTGACGGCCGGCGCAGTCAAGGGGTAATCATGGCTACGCTCGAACTTCGCAACGTAAACAAAACCTATGGTGCCGGCCTGCCGGACACCCTGAAGAACATCGAACTGTCGATCAAGGACGGTGAGTTCCTGATCCTTGTCGGCCCGTCGGGCTGCGGCAAGTCGACCCTGATGAACTGCATCGCGGGTCTGGAAACCATCACCGGCGGCGCGATCATGATCGGTGACCAGGACGTCAGCGGCATGAGCCCCAAGGATCGCGACATCGCCATGGTGTTCCAGTCCTACGCGCTGTACCCGACCATGAGCGTGCGCGAGAACATCGAGTTCGGCTTGAAGATTCGCAAGATGCCGCAGTCGGCAATCGACGAAGAAGTCGCCCGCGTGGCCAAGCTGTTGCAGATCGAACACCTGCTCAATCGCAAGCCGGGCCAACTCTCCGGTGGTCAGCAACAGCGCGTGGCGATGGGCCGTGCGCTGGCGCGTCGGCCGAAGATTTATCTGTTCGACGAACCGCTGTCCAACCTCGACGCGAAGCTGCGCGTCGAGATGCGCACCGAAATGAAACTGATGCACCAGCGCCTGAAAACCACCACGGTCTACGTGACCCACGACCAGATCGAAGCGATGACCCTAGGCGACAAGGTTGCGGTGATGAAGGACGGCATCATCCAGCAGTTCGGCACGCCGAAAGACATCTACAACGATCCGGCCAACCTGTTTGTGGCGAGCTTCATCGGTTCGCCGCCGATGAACTTCATTCCGCTGCGCCTGCAACGCAAGGACGGTCGTCTGCTGGCGCTGCTCGACAGTGGTCAGGCGCGTTGCGAGTTGCCGATGGGCATGCAGGACGCCGGGCTGGAAGATCGCGAAGTGATTCTCGGCCTGCGCCCGGAGCAGATTGTTCTGGCGAGCGGCGAGGGCAATGGCCTGCCGAGTATTCGCGCTGAAGTGCAGGTCACCGAGCCGACCGGTCCGGACACCTTGGTGTTCGTCAACCTGAACGACACCAAGGTCTGCTGCCGCCTGGCGCCGGACGTGGCGCCGCAGGTGGGCGAGAGCCTGACGTTGCAGTTCGATCCGTCGAAAGTGTTGTTGTTCGATGCCAAGACTGGCGAACGGCTGGGTGTTGCCGGTCAACCACAGACCGATGCGCGGTCTGCGAACGTGGCGCAATTCAAGGGCCGCTGAGGAACAAATGTGGGAGCGGGCTTGCTCGCGAAAGCGCAGTGTCAGGCAACACATGTACTGACTGACACGACGCCTTCGCGAGCAAGCCCGCTCCCACAGGGGAGCACGCGGTGAATGGCCTGTCATTCGCCGCACTTTATGTAAACCGCGTTAGATAAAAACAGTTAATAACAATAAAGACGAGGAAGTAGGGATGAAAATGAAACACGTCAATGCCCGGTTGATCTGCCAAGTGTCAGCTGCGGCGGCATTGGTGCTGGCCGGTAATGCAATGGCTGCCGATGCCTTCAGTTCCGATTCCAAATGGATGACCGGCGACTGGGGTGGCGAGCGGACCAAGCTGATCGAGCAAGGTATCGACATCAAGGCCGACTACGTTGGCGAAGTCGGAGGCAACCTGAACGGTGGCTACAACGACGACAAGACCGCGCGTTACGCCGACCAGTTTGGCCTGGGCGTGGCACTGGATCTGCAAAAACTGTGGGGCTGGGATAACACCCAGGCCAAGATCCAGCTGACCAACCGTAACGGCTACAACATCTCCAACGACCGTGTGGGCGATCCGCGTGCCGGTACCTTGAGCTCGTCTCAGGAAGTCTACGGTCGTGGCCACATGGTGCGTCTGACCCAGTTGTGGATTCAGCACCAGTTCTTCGACAACAAGCTCGACGTCAAGGCCGGTTACTTCGGTGAAGGCGAAGACTTCAACACCTTCCCGTGCGACTTCCAGAACCTGGCGTTCTGCGGTTCCCAAGTGGGTAACTGGGCGACCAACATCTGGTACAACTGGCCTGTCAGCCAGGCCGCGATCCGCGTGAAGTACAACATCAACGACGAGCTCTACGCGCAGATCGGTGCGTACAACCAGAACCCGTCGCAGCTGGAACACGGCAACGGCTTCAAGCTCAGCGGCAGCGGCACCAAAGGTACCGTTCTTCCGGTTGAATTGGTCTGGTCGCCGAAGGTCAACAGCCTGCCTGGCGAATACCGTGTCGGTTACTACAAGAGTACGGCCGATGCCGACGACGTTCGTGAAGACGTCAACGGTTTCGACGCCGCCACCACTGGCGATGCTTATAAGACCCACAGCAGCAAAAGCGGCTACTGGTTCGTGGCGCAACAGCAACTCACCAGCCACAACGGTGATGCCTCGCGCGGTCTGAACATCGCGGCCAACGCCACCTTCCACGACAAGGAGACCAACTTCATCGACAACTACCAGTCGGTGATGTTTGTCTACAAAGGCCCGTTCGACGCGCGTCCGAAGGATGACGTCGGTATCGGCGCGGCGCGTATCCACGTCAACGATGACGTGAAGAAAAATGCCGAGCTGCTGAACGTTTCCAACGGTGTTTCGGATTACGACAATCCGGTGTTCTCGCCGATTCGTGAAACCGAATACAACTACGAGATCAACTACGGCTTCCACGTCACCAACTGGCTGACCGTGCGTCCTAACCTGCAATACATCACTCACCCAGGCGGTGTGGATGAAGTGGACAACGCTCTGGTCGCGGGCCTGAAAATTCAGTCTACGTTCTAACGCGTCTGCGATAAGCTCCTCTCTATGTGCGCATATTTGCGGACAGCTCAGGCTGTCCGCTTTTTTTTGGGGGGCGGCGCGCCCCTGTGAAAGACGAGTTCAGGATCGTGGCAAATGCATGAGCATCCGCTACAACGCTTCTTCAAATCCCTGCGTGAACAACCGGTGTTCGCCTGGGAGCGCTATCAGATGCGCGACGTGTTGGTGATCGATCACCCGCTGTGTCAGGCGGTGTTCAGTCGTCAGGGTGCGCAGTTGCTGCACTTTCAGCCACGCGGGCAGAAACCGTGGTTGTGGTGTGCGACGAAGTGGCCGCATGTTGGTGCCATTCGTGGTGGTGTGCCGGTGTGCTGGCCGTGGTATGGCCGCCATCCGAGCGAAAACGCATGGCCGTCCCATGGCTGGGCGCGTTTGCTTGACTGGAAACTGCTCGACAGCAGCCATGCCGAAGACGGTGTACGCCTGCACTGGCAATTACAGCTGTGCGACTGGCAGGTTGATCTGCACGCGCACCTTGGCGAACGCATGGAATTACGCCTGAGCACCGAGCATCAGGACGACATGCCGTGCCAGTTGAGTCAGGCTTTGCACGCTTACTGGCGTATTGGCGATGTCGGTGAGATAGCGCTGTCTGGGCTCGAAGGCGCGCAAGGTTATGACCAGTTGAACCGCCAGGTTTGTCAGCAGGAGGGCGAGTTGCGGGTCGATGGAGGCTGTCAGCGGGTATTCCAGCATGACGGCGAATTGCAGCTCAAGGATCACGCCTGGCAGCGCGAGTTGTGCATCGATACCGGTGACAGTGGCGATACGGTGGTGTGGCATCCGGGATCGCGGCCGTTGTTGGGCGTGAGTTGGGATGAGGTGACGGAGTTTGTGTGTGTGGAGGCGGCGGCGGGGGGCACTGACAGCCTGCATCTGGCGCCGGGGGAGAAGGCGCATTTGAGTTTGCAGGCGTGGGCAGCGGCCTGATTCGGAATCTTGTGGTGAATCGGCTGGCCCCTTCGCGAGCAAGCCCGCTCCCACAGGGGAATGCATTCCAAATGTGGGCGCGGGCTTGCTCGCGAAGAGGCCGGATCAGTCAGCCGAGATCGCGGATCAGTTGAACTCGTCCCCCACCGGATACCGGCTCGCATTCAAGCTCTCTTTGATCTTGCGCAGATGCGGCTGGAAATCCACCCCGCGACGTAGCGTCATCCCCGTCGCCAGCACATCCAGCACGGTCAACTGAATGATCCGCGAGGTCATCGGCATATAAATGTCGGTGTCTTCCGGCAGCGGAATATTCAGGCTCAACGTACTGGCCTTGGCCAGTGGCGAATTCTCCGCCGTCAGCCCCAGCACCGAAGCACCGTTCTCGCGAGCGATACGCGCCACTTCCACCAGCTCACGGGTGCGGCCGGTGTAGGAAATGATCACGAACAACTCGCCGGTGTGCGCCACTGAAGCAATCATCCGCTGCATCAGCACATCGGCATGCGCCGTCACCGCCAGGTTGAAACGGAAGAACTTGTGCTGCGCATCCAGCGCCACCGGTGCCGAAGCGCCGAGGCCGAAGAAGTGGATCTGACGGGCCTGAATCAACAGGTCGACGGCGCGGCTGACCAGATTCGGGTCCAGCGCCTGGCAAGCGCTGTCCAAGGACGCGATGGCGCTGCCGAAAATCTTTTGCGTGTACGCCTCGGGATTGTCGTCGGCCTCGACCGCGCGGCTGACATACGCCGCACCACTGGCCAGGCTCTGGGCCAGTTGCAGCTTGAGCTCGGGGTAACCGCTGACGCCGAACGAACGGCAGAAACGGTTGACCGTCGGTTCGCTCACCTTTGCTGCCTGGGCGAGGGCGGCGATGCTGAAGCGGGTGGCCTGCTGCGGGTTGAGCAGGATCACCTCGGCGACTTTGCGTTCGGCCTTGTTCAGGTCTTCAAGGCGACTCTGGATCTGTTCCAGTAAATTTCGCACGCGGTCCATATGGAATTCCTAATTCACCTGCGCAAAGGTGCGCCGGGCTATGCAAATTGGGCCTTTGATATGGCCCGTAACGGTGGCCTATCCTACTGATGGCTCCGACCGACCACCACACGGAATCTGTATTTTGCGAAAATGTTGTGGTTATTACTACATTTTCCCTTGAGTGATGCCTTGAAAAAAGGTATTTGTAGCTTAACTTGATAAAAGAACAAACATCATGCCTTCGATTACGGTTGAACCGTGCACCTTTGCCTTGTTCGGCGCTCTGGGCGATCTGGCCCTGCGCAAGTTGTTTCCTGCCCTTTATCACCTTGATGGCGCCGACCTGCTGCACGAGGACACGCGCATCATCGCGTTGGCCCGTGAAGACGGTACCGAGCAGCAGCACCTGGCATTCATCGCCGCTGAGCTGCGTCGCTACGTCGGTAAAGAGTTGGACGAGGCTGTTGCCGAACGCTTCCTGGCGCGCCTGACTTACCTGCACGTCGACTTCCTCAAGGCTGAAGATTATGTCGCGCTGGCCGAACTGGCCGGCAACACGCAACGCATGATTGCCTACTTCGCCACCCCGGCGGCGGTGTACGGCGCGATCTGCGAGAACCTGGCGAAAGTCGGTCTGGCGGAAAACACCCGCGTGGTGCTGGAAAAGCCGATCGGCTCCGATCTGGAATCCTCGCGCAAAGTGAATGACGCCGTGGCGCAGTTCTTCCCTGAGAACCGCACCTACCGCATCGACCACTATCTGGGTAAAGAGACCGTTCAAAACCTCATCGCCCTGCGTTTCGCCAATAGCCTGTTCGAAACCCAGTGGAACCAGAATTACATCTCCCACGTGGAAATCACCGTGGCCGAGAAGGTCGGCATCGAAGGCCGTTGGGGTTATTTCGACAAGGCTGGCCAGCTGCGCGACATGATCCAGAATCACCTGCTGCAACTGCTCTGCCTGATTGCCATGGACCCGCCGGCCGACCTGTCCGCCGACAGCATCCGTGACGAAAAGGTAAAAGTGCTCAAGGCCCTCGCGCCGATCAGCCCGGAAGGCCTGACCACCCAGGTTGTGCGCGGCCAGTACATCGCCGGCCATAGCGAAGGCAAATCCGTACCGGGCTATCTGGAAGAACCGAATTCCAACACCCAGAGCGACACCGAAACCTTCGTCGCCCTGCGTGCCGACATCCGCAACTGGCGCTGGGCTGGTGTGCCGTTCTACTTGCGTACCGGCAAGCGCATGCCGCAGAAACTGTCGCAGATCGTCATCCACTTCAAGGAACCGTCGCACTACATCTTCGCCCCCGAGCAGCGCCTCCAGATCAGCAACAAACTGATCATCCGCCTGCAACCGGACGAAGGCATTTCCTTGCGCGTGATGACCAAAGAGCAGGGCCTGGACAAAGGCATGCAACTGCGCAGCGGCCCGCTGCAACTGAATTTCTCCG from Pseudomonas baetica includes the following:
- a CDS encoding ATP-binding protein, producing MVTESLRKLAARVPVPRSLLGRMLLLTLLAVLFAQTLSSVIWVSQLRATQLEGLVTSARSLAHSMTASVSYFRSLPVAYRPLVLDQLRSMGGTRFVVTLNDKPLGMDVLPVTPRKAAVMKAVDEVLRQSLGHDTDISVTFVSPEDLRIFNAGLKLDELPRSWAHYALTLEPVNPPVLVTQIQMAPGEWLYIASLLPEPYTSLEEQGLPSQQVWFIVLTSGFLLLFIGLLVHWQSRPLKRLARAARDLSLGADVEPVAEGGGSEVVEVGRAFNTMRERISRYLTERSQLFSAISHDLRTPITRLRLRVELLEDEQLQTKFGRDLDELELLVKGALQCVKDTDIHENIEPVDLNHVLDCLVEPYLAPNGNGRVTQHGRALAAYPGKPLALKRCIGNLIDNALKYGQNAHLHIDDDESAFVLHVDDEGPGVPEQRLEQVFEPHFRLAGQQQGYGLGLGIARNIAHSHGGEVTLQNLREGGLRVTLQLPRSVD
- a CDS encoding AGE family epimerase/isomerase, producing MDLFHPGFSSWLNAPAHQQWLAAEGVRLLDFAKAAKLPEGFGNLDERGQLPAHAQAETMNTARMTHSFAMAHIQGLPGFAELVDHGIAALRGPLRDALHGGWFAVAEHRDGNTGKNAYLHAFVALAASSAVVAQRPGAQALLDDAIDIIDTYFWSEEEGAMREFFNRDWSEEEAYRGANSNMHATEAFLALADVTEDPRWLIRAQRIVERVIHGHAAANGYMVIEHFDRNWQPLCEYNQDNPADGFRPYGTTPGHGFEWARLLLHLEAARVQAGMLTPGWLATDAQKLFEHNCRHGWNVDGAPGIVYTLDWNNQAVVRHRLHWTHAEASAAASALLKRTGDEQYETWYRLFWDFCEVNFIDRCDGSWHHELNPQNTPSADIWPGKPDLYHAWQAVLIPRLPLAPSMATALAQLSQSIPV
- a CDS encoding ABC transporter substrate-binding protein, which translates into the protein MNAISRLATVISVASLFPLAILPLSVSAAESKGSVEVVHWWTSGGEKAAVDVLKAQVEKDGFTWKDGAVAGGGGATAMTVLKSRAVAGNPPGVAQIKGPDIQEWASTGLLDTDVLKDVAKSEKWDSLLDKKVSDTVKYDGDYVAVPVNIHRVNWLWINPEVFKKAGIEKAPTTLEEFYAAGDKLKSAGFIPLAHGGQPWQDSTVFEAVVLSVMGVDGYKKALVDLDNAALTGPEMVKALTELKKVATYMDADGKGQDWNLEAAKVINGKAGMQIMGDWAKSEWTAAKKIAGKDYQCVAFPGTDKAFTYNIDSLAVFKQKDAGTAAGQKDIAKVVLGENFQKVFSINKGSIPVRIDMLNDMEKLGFDSCAQTAAKDFLADAKSGGLQPSMAHNMATTLAVQGAFFDVVTNYINDPKADPADTAKKLGAAIKSAK
- a CDS encoding carbohydrate ABC transporter permease, producing the protein MSSVAVFSKASPFDALQRWLPKLVLAPSMFIVLVGFYGYILWTFVLSFTTSTFLPNYKWAGLAQYQRLFDNDRWWVASKNLALFGGMFIGITLVIGVLLAVFLDQRIRREGFIRTIYLYPMALSMIVTGTAWKWLLNPGMGLDKLLRDWGWEGFRLDWLIDPDRVVYCLVIAAVWQASGFIMAMFLAGLRGVDQSIIRAAQIDGASMPTIYWKVVLPSLRPVFFSAVMILAHIAIKSFDLVAAMTAGGPGYSSDLPAMFMYSFTFSRGQMGMGSASAILMLGAILAIIVPYLYSELRTKRND
- a CDS encoding carbohydrate ABC transporter permease produces the protein MTSLAAKPAISLSRIAIYAVLILAVLLYLVPLVVMLLTSFKTPEDISTGNLLSWPTVVSGIGWVKAWATVDGYFWNSIKITVPAVIISTAIGALNGYVLSFWRFRGSQLFFGLLLFGCFLPFQTVLLPASFTLGKMGLASTTTGLVFIHVVYGLAFTTLFFRNYYVSIPDALVKAARLDGAGFFTIFRRIILPMSTPIIMVCLIWQFTQIWNDFLFGVVFSSGDSQPITVALNNLVNTSTGAKEYNVDMAAAMIAGLPTLLVYVVAGKYFVRGLTAGAVKG
- a CDS encoding ABC transporter ATP-binding protein gives rise to the protein MATLELRNVNKTYGAGLPDTLKNIELSIKDGEFLILVGPSGCGKSTLMNCIAGLETITGGAIMIGDQDVSGMSPKDRDIAMVFQSYALYPTMSVRENIEFGLKIRKMPQSAIDEEVARVAKLLQIEHLLNRKPGQLSGGQQQRVAMGRALARRPKIYLFDEPLSNLDAKLRVEMRTEMKLMHQRLKTTTVYVTHDQIEAMTLGDKVAVMKDGIIQQFGTPKDIYNDPANLFVASFIGSPPMNFIPLRLQRKDGRLLALLDSGQARCELPMGMQDAGLEDREVILGLRPEQIVLASGEGNGLPSIRAEVQVTEPTGPDTLVFVNLNDTKVCCRLAPDVAPQVGESLTLQFDPSKVLLFDAKTGERLGVAGQPQTDARSANVAQFKGR
- a CDS encoding carbohydrate porin: MKMKHVNARLICQVSAAAALVLAGNAMAADAFSSDSKWMTGDWGGERTKLIEQGIDIKADYVGEVGGNLNGGYNDDKTARYADQFGLGVALDLQKLWGWDNTQAKIQLTNRNGYNISNDRVGDPRAGTLSSSQEVYGRGHMVRLTQLWIQHQFFDNKLDVKAGYFGEGEDFNTFPCDFQNLAFCGSQVGNWATNIWYNWPVSQAAIRVKYNINDELYAQIGAYNQNPSQLEHGNGFKLSGSGTKGTVLPVELVWSPKVNSLPGEYRVGYYKSTADADDVREDVNGFDAATTGDAYKTHSSKSGYWFVAQQQLTSHNGDASRGLNIAANATFHDKETNFIDNYQSVMFVYKGPFDARPKDDVGIGAARIHVNDDVKKNAELLNVSNGVSDYDNPVFSPIRETEYNYEINYGFHVTNWLTVRPNLQYITHPGGVDEVDNALVAGLKIQSTF
- a CDS encoding D-hexose-6-phosphate mutarotase — protein: MHEHPLQRFFKSLREQPVFAWERYQMRDVLVIDHPLCQAVFSRQGAQLLHFQPRGQKPWLWCATKWPHVGAIRGGVPVCWPWYGRHPSENAWPSHGWARLLDWKLLDSSHAEDGVRLHWQLQLCDWQVDLHAHLGERMELRLSTEHQDDMPCQLSQALHAYWRIGDVGEIALSGLEGAQGYDQLNRQVCQQEGELRVDGGCQRVFQHDGELQLKDHAWQRELCIDTGDSGDTVVWHPGSRPLLGVSWDEVTEFVCVEAAAGGTDSLHLAPGEKAHLSLQAWAAA
- a CDS encoding MurR/RpiR family transcriptional regulator, producing the protein MRNLLEQIQSRLEDLNKAERKVAEVILLNPQQATRFSIAALAQAAKVSEPTVNRFCRSFGVSGYPELKLQLAQSLASGAAYVSRAVEADDNPEAYTQKIFGSAIASLDSACQALDPNLVSRAVDLLIQARQIHFFGLGASAPVALDAQHKFFRFNLAVTAHADVLMQRMIASVAHTGELFVIISYTGRTRELVEVARIARENGASVLGLTAENSPLAKASTLSLNIPLPEDTDIYMPMTSRIIQLTVLDVLATGMTLRRGVDFQPHLRKIKESLNASRYPVGDEFN